The Geotalea uraniireducens Rf4 genome window below encodes:
- a CDS encoding DMT family transporter → MQMLWLPITLLCAFSLATSDALTKKALAARYNEYLVAWLRLLLMLPPLTVLLLSTPKPTLGPEFLLTILIALPLELVALILYIKALKLSPLGLTVPFLALTPLFLLVIPYLLLGERISLTGGIGVLFIAAGSYVLNLSRHGNGILSPFRAILKERGSLCMIGVAVLYSFTATLSKKAISVSSPLFFASFYPMLVFLCLTPVALWKGRNELRFMKQTGIMQAALFPAFFSFVETITGVVALSLTNVAYMIAVKRLSLLMGILYGYFLFREDGLGERLAGGILMIAGVALIVIGGR, encoded by the coding sequence ATGCAGATGCTCTGGCTTCCCATAACATTGCTGTGCGCCTTTTCCCTTGCCACCAGCGACGCCCTTACCAAAAAGGCACTCGCTGCCCGGTACAACGAATATCTCGTTGCCTGGCTCCGGCTCCTCCTGATGCTCCCTCCCCTCACCGTCCTTCTGCTGTCGACCCCAAAGCCAACCCTCGGACCGGAGTTCCTGCTGACGATTCTAATTGCCCTCCCCCTCGAACTGGTGGCTCTAATCCTCTACATCAAGGCGCTCAAACTCTCGCCACTCGGGTTGACGGTGCCGTTCCTGGCGCTGACACCACTCTTTCTACTGGTAATACCCTACCTTCTTCTGGGGGAGCGGATCTCCTTAACCGGCGGGATCGGCGTCCTCTTCATCGCCGCGGGAAGCTATGTCCTCAACCTGAGCAGACACGGCAACGGTATTCTGTCTCCTTTCCGGGCGATCCTCAAGGAGCGAGGATCTCTCTGCATGATCGGGGTCGCCGTCCTCTACAGCTTCACCGCCACCCTGAGCAAAAAGGCGATCTCCGTCTCGTCCCCGCTCTTTTTCGCCAGCTTTTATCCGATGCTGGTTTTTCTCTGCTTGACGCCTGTGGCACTCTGGAAAGGGCGAAACGAATTGAGGTTCATGAAACAAACGGGGATTATGCAGGCAGCCCTGTTTCCGGCGTTCTTCAGTTTTGTGGAAACCATCACCGGAGTAGTTGCCTTGAGTCTGACCAACGTTGCGTACATGATCGCGGTAAAACGCCTGAGCCTGCTTATGGGGATACTGTACGGATACTTTCTGTTTCGGGAGGATGGTCTGGGAGAGCGTCTTGCGGGGGGAATATTGATGATTGCGGGAGTCGCGCTGATCGTGATCGGGGGAAGATAA
- a CDS encoding SAVED domain-containing protein yields MAEVPEKKKKAGRIKIPDKVVNQLWARAAGRCQFRGCNDILYSDDLTKLHDNLAVISHIIAYEPNGPRGNPVDSFRLATDISNLMLTCRKHGKIIDSIEHVPKYPVALLREYKTEHEKRIKVLTGIQEDSKTHVLIFQAPIAGKTFHIDQAHAFQAILPKYPADENAYIIDLSDIPEKETGEGYWPFLSRIIKTKFDEIFNQGVKRREFNHISVFALAPIPLLVFLGNLIGDKRTVDLYQRHLKTDDWKWKESPEELSEQYYSLCGPEEHDPDAKTAVIISISSSVNKSTVSAVMGDEYNCYELSVANPSRDFLSKRSKLKTFSYEYRRLLEILRTNNGHNKPIHLFCAVPAPVAIECGRLLLPKSDPPIMVYDFINDAGGYTCALAINRSSVE; encoded by the coding sequence ATGGCAGAAGTGCCAGAAAAAAAGAAGAAAGCAGGTCGCATAAAAATTCCCGACAAAGTTGTCAATCAGCTTTGGGCACGAGCAGCCGGACGTTGCCAATTCCGCGGCTGTAATGACATTTTATATTCTGATGATTTAACCAAACTGCACGACAACCTGGCGGTCATTTCTCATATTATCGCCTATGAACCGAACGGCCCAAGAGGGAACCCCGTTGACTCTTTTCGCCTTGCAACTGATATTTCGAATCTAATGCTTACATGCAGAAAACACGGTAAAATTATTGACAGCATTGAACACGTACCGAAGTATCCAGTTGCACTGCTTCGTGAATACAAAACAGAGCACGAAAAAAGAATCAAGGTGCTTACTGGAATACAAGAAGACTCAAAGACCCATGTCCTTATTTTCCAAGCGCCAATTGCCGGAAAAACTTTCCATATCGACCAGGCGCATGCTTTTCAGGCAATTCTACCTAAGTACCCAGCTGACGAAAATGCGTACATAATCGATTTGTCAGATATACCGGAAAAAGAAACAGGTGAAGGATACTGGCCATTCTTATCTCGAATTATCAAAACAAAGTTCGATGAGATTTTTAACCAAGGCGTCAAAAGGAGAGAATTCAATCATATCTCTGTTTTTGCATTGGCACCAATTCCACTGCTGGTGTTTTTAGGTAATCTTATTGGTGATAAAAGGACTGTTGACCTCTACCAAAGACATCTTAAAACCGATGACTGGAAATGGAAGGAAAGTCCAGAAGAACTTTCTGAACAGTATTATAGTTTGTGTGGCCCGGAGGAACACGACCCTGATGCAAAGACAGCTGTAATTATCTCCATAAGCAGCAGTGTTAACAAGTCTACTGTCTCTGCGGTTATGGGAGATGAATATAATTGCTATGAATTATCGGTGGCTAATCCTAGCCGTGATTTTCTTTCTAAGCGATCAAAACTCAAGACGTTCAGCTATGAGTATAGGCGTTTGCTGGAAATTTTGCGCACAAACAATGGGCACAATAAGCCAATCCATCTGTTTTGCGCAGTGCCAGCTCCCGTTGCTATTGAATGTGGGCGTTTGCTCTTACCGAAAAGCGACCCACCAATTATGGTCTACGACTTTATCAATGACGCTGGTGGATATACTTGCGCACTCGCCATAAACAGAAGTTCTGTAGAATAG
- a CDS encoding Mov34/MPN/PAD-1 family protein — protein MKNALSAMNLKLCDNLVYARPNGGRIKLPVEVIASIHGYIQNDRHKPEGGGVMLGRYIIDSQDVVIDKISFPMPGDRATRTTFFRKKRAHQQVIDRAWEASNHTCTYLGEWHTHPEPHPSPSSIDDTNWKRKLKNDIVDSDSLFFLIVGTSEMRMWEGHRRSRTITMLKLL, from the coding sequence TTGAAGAATGCCCTGTCTGCCATGAACCTGAAACTGTGTGATAACCTGGTATATGCCCGGCCAAACGGCGGCCGAATCAAACTTCCGGTCGAGGTGATAGCATCCATCCATGGATATATCCAAAATGACCGGCATAAACCGGAAGGCGGCGGCGTAATGTTGGGGCGCTACATTATCGACTCGCAGGATGTCGTGATTGACAAGATTTCTTTCCCGATGCCTGGAGACAGGGCCACGAGGACAACTTTCTTCCGGAAGAAGAGGGCGCATCAGCAGGTAATCGATAGGGCATGGGAGGCCAGCAATCATACCTGCACCTACCTGGGCGAGTGGCATACCCACCCGGAACCACATCCGTCGCCGTCAAGCATCGACGATACCAACTGGAAAAGGAAGTTGAAAAATGACATAGTCGACAGCGATAGTCTCTTCTTTCTGATTGTCGGCACCTCTGAGATGCGGATGTGGGAGGGGCACAGACGTTCGAGAACGATTACAATGCTGAAATTATTGTAA
- a CDS encoding E2/UBC family protein, with the protein MKEALETCLLVKSVAELHPKRLAEPWAKDRFVCRSYKLVIELNGVPVDFYFGVKKSFPLSLPYIFLAQWDSFGILPHVETDGYICYAQEDGSVLDFDDVAGIAQEALSRAIQVVVDGISGKNHQDFLDEFGAYWDRLKKVKFFTSIVSPGDQVKRIHLYKVKGGAGYLADDEQSYKKYRKIKPHVPWKHYPAIYIPLPIGTVITPPHPDKFWELLDIRKIVFDNLRADQKSELLSLLTKPHHEEVILLSLPRASDGETLFGIKFKGVNHEHPLHEAGRASEIIPLAITRRDKEYLLPRGGSNLALREKRVLLLGCGSVGGFIANELTRAGILRLTVLDKDVLTHENLFRHVLGKKHVGKNKVDGIKDDIEGRLPFVEVLPIPLSLENALESGKIKIGDFDLIISALGNVTVELVFSKYIHGIDSPPVIFTWLEPYGIGGHALLTRNGSKKGCLKCLYQPEDGDLRCRASFAEKGQSFAKNINGCRNVFTPFGSLDAMKTAELATRLAIATLNGDIKTNLIRSWRGDATEFLKNGKKLSSRYSASNDHFIEEANYHFEECPVCHEPETV; encoded by the coding sequence TTGAAAGAGGCACTTGAAACATGCCTACTGGTTAAATCTGTTGCGGAACTCCACCCAAAGCGCCTGGCAGAACCGTGGGCCAAGGACCGCTTTGTTTGCCGTAGCTACAAGCTGGTAATTGAGTTGAATGGGGTGCCGGTAGATTTCTATTTTGGGGTCAAGAAGTCCTTCCCGTTATCTCTTCCGTATATCTTTCTGGCGCAATGGGATTCGTTTGGCATCCTCCCTCATGTTGAAACAGACGGGTATATATGTTACGCGCAGGAGGATGGCTCTGTCCTCGATTTCGACGATGTTGCCGGAATAGCCCAGGAGGCACTTTCAAGGGCCATACAGGTTGTCGTAGATGGCATTTCTGGGAAGAACCATCAAGACTTCCTTGACGAGTTCGGAGCGTACTGGGACCGCCTCAAAAAGGTGAAGTTCTTTACCTCTATTGTCTCGCCTGGCGACCAGGTCAAAAGAATCCATCTTTATAAAGTTAAAGGTGGGGCAGGGTACCTTGCAGACGATGAGCAGAGTTACAAGAAATACCGCAAGATTAAACCCCATGTACCTTGGAAACATTATCCTGCCATCTACATTCCGTTGCCCATTGGGACAGTCATCACTCCGCCTCACCCTGACAAGTTCTGGGAACTCCTCGATATCCGCAAGATAGTCTTCGACAATCTGCGGGCAGACCAGAAATCCGAACTGCTGTCGCTCTTAACAAAACCTCATCACGAAGAGGTGATTCTTCTCAGCCTACCCAGGGCCTCCGATGGTGAAACGCTCTTTGGAATCAAGTTCAAGGGGGTCAATCATGAGCACCCATTGCACGAGGCAGGGAGGGCAAGTGAAATAATCCCTTTGGCCATAACCCGGAGAGACAAGGAGTATCTTCTCCCCCGGGGCGGAAGCAACCTGGCATTGCGCGAAAAACGTGTACTGCTGCTTGGATGCGGCTCCGTTGGTGGATTCATCGCCAACGAACTGACTCGTGCCGGCATCTTGCGATTGACCGTCCTTGACAAGGATGTGCTGACTCATGAGAATCTGTTCCGTCATGTTCTCGGGAAGAAACATGTCGGCAAGAATAAGGTCGATGGCATCAAAGACGACATCGAGGGAAGACTGCCATTTGTCGAGGTGCTTCCAATCCCCTTGTCTCTTGAGAATGCGCTGGAATCGGGAAAAATCAAAATAGGGGATTTCGACCTCATAATATCCGCCCTTGGGAATGTCACGGTAGAACTGGTCTTTAGCAAGTACATTCATGGCATCGATTCACCCCCGGTCATCTTCACCTGGCTTGAGCCATATGGCATTGGCGGGCATGCGCTTCTTACGAGGAACGGCTCCAAGAAGGGGTGCCTTAAATGTCTGTATCAGCCCGAGGATGGGGATTTACGGTGCCGAGCATCATTTGCCGAAAAAGGTCAGTCTTTCGCCAAAAACATTAATGGCTGCCGAAATGTCTTTACGCCGTTCGGGTCGCTCGACGCCATGAAGACTGCCGAACTCGCTACGAGGCTGGCTATCGCCACACTGAATGGCGACATCAAAACAAACCTGATTCGTTCATGGCGGGGCGATGCTACGGAGTTCCTGAAGAACGGCAAGAAACTGTCGTCGAGGTATTCCGCCTCGAACGACCATTTTATTGAGGAAGCTAATTACCACTTTGAAGAATGCCCTGTCTGCCATGAACCTGAAACTGTGTGA
- a CDS encoding nucleotidyltransferase domain-containing protein: MADVQKYFETFHDAIKLKKFDENQILREKRDIVLDKLKSRLKTIFEEKDEPVPTYQTFDQGSYKMGTGIIPLDSDYDIDVGVSFNVSKDNYLDPVEVKEWVYDALNGHTKKVDMRRPCVTVFYQKGDEPVYHVDLAVYSDESCNSDGKKYLAKGKLNSSDDNKCWEISEPQKLADTVGDKHAGDDKKQFVMVIRYLKRWKDYNFSSNGNAAPIGIGLTIAAYNWFTPNKTLMDIVASTYKYNDLQATRGVVNGMLNNFGDRLRVYLPVEPYSELFEKMTDNQMATLKEKLGSLLEALDSAASEVDPVKACETLKKVFGDDFPVPEKPDTGEKKSRAISTASASAHA; the protein is encoded by the coding sequence ATGGCTGATGTTCAAAAATATTTTGAGACCTTTCATGATGCAATAAAGCTCAAGAAGTTCGATGAAAACCAGATCCTGAGGGAAAAACGAGACATCGTCCTTGATAAACTGAAGTCACGTCTGAAGACTATTTTCGAGGAGAAGGACGAACCGGTTCCCACGTACCAGACTTTTGACCAGGGGAGCTATAAAATGGGTACCGGCATTATCCCGCTGGACAGCGACTACGATATCGATGTCGGGGTGTCCTTCAACGTCTCGAAAGACAACTATCTGGACCCGGTGGAGGTCAAGGAATGGGTATATGACGCCTTGAACGGACACACCAAGAAAGTCGACATGAGAAGGCCATGCGTTACCGTTTTCTACCAGAAAGGAGACGAGCCGGTTTATCATGTGGACCTGGCTGTATATTCCGACGAGTCGTGTAACTCAGACGGCAAGAAATACCTAGCGAAAGGGAAACTGAATTCGTCCGACGATAACAAATGTTGGGAAATCTCCGAACCACAAAAGTTGGCGGATACGGTCGGGGACAAACATGCGGGAGACGACAAGAAACAATTCGTCATGGTAATACGGTATTTGAAGCGGTGGAAGGATTACAACTTCTCTTCCAACGGAAACGCCGCGCCAATCGGCATAGGCCTGACCATCGCGGCATACAATTGGTTCACCCCCAACAAGACCTTAATGGACATCGTGGCGAGCACGTACAAATACAACGACCTGCAGGCAACAAGGGGTGTTGTCAATGGGATGCTGAACAATTTCGGCGACCGACTGAGAGTGTACCTCCCAGTTGAACCCTATTCCGAGTTGTTCGAGAAGATGACCGACAATCAGATGGCAACTTTGAAGGAGAAACTGGGCAGTCTGCTGGAGGCCCTCGACTCGGCCGCCAGCGAAGTGGACCCGGTAAAGGCATGTGAAACCCTGAAAAAGGTCTTTGGGGACGATTTCCCTGTTCCGGAAAAACCTGACACCGGCGAAAAAAAGAGCCGCGCCATATCCACGGCCAGTGCCTCTGCACATGCTTAA